One Panicum virgatum strain AP13 chromosome 9K, P.virgatum_v5, whole genome shotgun sequence genomic region harbors:
- the LOC120652936 gene encoding uncharacterized protein LOC120652936 isoform X4: MGGSADPEAPSPSPSPSPVKPSPPSADGKRPRRSVQSKLSWGLVKPAGGAGVAANGGQPEAVPPVPAAEEAAMEEVREEPEKGKKKRKPRKSEPSRKPPSKGEKTGQDPASKDEVITVDESPQKKQRKGRKQDAAPKMPNANRKRCKALESPDGPGSCQQFHISQIEAGSPEAAPILIDVDLMSTPSKAGHVNDDLDVIDVDNYLVSNARCQASLLDLHGRPEVPQNGCEPACYLWTDKYRPETAAQVCGNSEHVKFLAEWLKGWDERGHKIGAANGDTNDSSYQDESDVDSSDNASDCENVLLITGPVGCGKSAAVFACAREQGFNIIEVNTSDMRNGAYVRQKFEEATKSHGLEKWSQEEVIVPLRDDDSLNPASGTPDTTEYQNSVSRATRVVIDCDQQKSPAGYYSGSKVNDEAPKQVVNKTLILFEDVDTVFDDDRGFISTILKMAETTKWPIILTSNRKDPSLPNLLDQLALDFKYPSTSELLSHVAMICKSEGVDVTVPQLKRVIDICLGDIRRTVMLLQFWHQGKQQSTERPNGCLCGPFSLDLDAVHSTVPKMLPWEFPCKLSETIYMEVDKTILVAEEKKKQMEVSYLEGLHLQVTAPLIKGRSTAKTRKAKKSKLKRGHSVEHNDISPCKNDLDDFHDLPDIPLPSDQQLKRNRRGSLLLSESDDDPADAHTEKHDIFTVTEVGFPQLSEAPHRHGQGVPNEFIFPIESMETFGMADSFKNPPESNMSGSISQVCDTFMSQGVSCVPESSFIVEGTSASISDNDFLSRAVSNELSTFHDSGTYTAFRTVLEDNDNAKNAMAEREKDVEDVVGETSEAYVESFGRNEQASCSTAGFQLMDECSRAESIWLLSGKKSNDSCKVEQVQDTWNRLRNCRPELSREANHNRAVSGALKLASGVSDLISELDLMLSRCYPLTKDMLDPPSTPFTEPDDFSWYSNQVEMGSIYGQHALCIFSRKSQCIGGSSVDLSQDLLLASTAAVSLGKIISSGLRKNCGSANVSHIQNPTNCISKRRERQVLLCETLSPIVPPKLLQSLRGPAFVDYLSSVGQISRLENLRLSESKGINKQRRARQSRHYLSSGTLLLSPEDVVLLAESGCFGCRREKVIEQAPCSI, from the exons ATGGGCGGATCCGCCGATCCCGAggcgccatcgccgtcgccgtccccgtCTCCGGtgaagccgtcgccgccgtcggctGACGGGAAGCGGCCGAGGCGGTCCGTGCAGTCGAAGCTGTCGTGGGGgctggtcaaaccggccggcgGAGCTGGAGTGGCAGCCAATGGAGGACAACCGGAGGCTGTTCCTCCTGTGCCTGCGGCTGAGGAGGCGGCGATGGAGGAGGTTAGGGAGGAGCCAGAGAAgggaaagaagaagaggaagccgCGGAAGTCAGAGCCCAGCAGGAAG CCCCCTTCAAAAGGAGAGAAAACTGGCCAGGATCCTGCTAGCAAGGATGAAGTCATTACGGTTG ATGAAAGCCCTCAGAAAAAGCAAAGGAAAGGCAGAAAGCAAGATGCAGCACCGAAAATGCCTAATGCCAATAGAAAGCGCTGCAAGGCATTGGAGTCACCTGATG GTCCTGGTAGCTGTCAGCAATTTCATATTAGCCAGATTGAAGCCGGTTCACCTGAAGCAGCACCAATATTGATTGATGTTGATTTGATGAGTACGCCGTCTAAAGCAGGACATGTTAATGATGATTTGGATGTG ATCGATGTGGACAACTACTTGGTGTCCAACGCCCGTTGCCAAGCTTCTCTTCTTGATCTGCATGGACGGCCAGAAGTTCCTCAGAACGG TTGTGAGCCTGCCTGTTACTTATGGACCGACAAGTACCGACCTGAAACTGCAGCCCAG GTATGTGGAAATAGTGAACATGTAAAGTTTCTCGCTGAATGGCTCAAAGGTTGGGATGAAAGAGGCCACAAGATTGGAGCTGCTAATGGGGACACAAATGATAGCTCGTATCAAGATGAATCTGATGTAGATTCTTCAGACAATGCTTCTGATTGTGAAAACGTGCTTCTCATCACTGGACCAGTTGGG TGTGGAAAATCAGCTGCAGTTTTTGCATGTGCCAGAGAACAAGGATTCAATATAATAGAG GTAAATACATCTGACATGAGAAATGGGGCTTATGTAAGGCAGAAGTTTGAGGAAGCAACTAAATCACATGGCCTTGAAAAATG GTCACAGGAGGAGGTCATCGTTCCACTGAGGGATGATGATTCCTTGAATCCAGCTTCAGGAACTCCTGATACAACTGAATATCAAAATTCAGTGTCCCGTGCTACAAGAGTAGTGATTGACTGTGATCAACAGAAATCGCCTGCAGGATACTACTCAGGGTCCAAGGTCAATGATGAAGCTCCTAAACAAGTCGTTAACAAGACACTTATCCTATTTGAGGATGTGGATACTGTCTTTGATGACGATCGTGGCTTTATTTCAACCATACTTAAGATGGCAGAGACGACAAAATGGCCGATCATATTGACTAGCAACA GGAAGGATCCATCTTTGCCTAATCTCTTGGATCAGCTTGCTTTGGATTTCAAATACCCATCAACCTCAGAGCTACTTTCACATGTTGCCATG ATCTGTAAATCTGAGGGAGTGGATGTCACCGTTCCTCAGTTAAAGCGTGTAATTGATATTTGTTTAGGTGACATTAGGAGGACGGTTATGCTTCTGCAGTTTTGGCACCAAGGAAAGCAGCAATCCACAG AGAGGCCAAATGGATGTTTATGTGGTCCTTTCTCACTTGATTTGGACGCGGTACATTCTACTGTACCAAAAATGCTGCCATGGGAGTTCCCTTGTAAATTATCAGAAACAATATACATGGAGGTAGACAAAACTATCCTTGTGgctgaagaaaagaaaaaacagatGGAAGTATCATATCTTGAAGGTCTGCACTTACAAGTAACAGCACCTTTGATCAAAGGAAGAAGCACAGCTAAAACTAGAAAGGCTAAGAAATCCAAGCTGAAGCGTGGCCACTCGGTTGAGCATAATGATATTTCACCTTGTAAGAACGATCTTGATGATTTCCATGATCTTCCAGATATCCCTCTTCCATCTGATCAACAACTAAAAAGAAATAGGCGTGGCTCTTTGCTACTATCAGAGTCTGACGATGATCCAGCTGATGCACATACTGAAAAACATGACATATTTACTGTTACTGAAGTTGGTTTCCCACAACTTTCAGAGGCACCTCATAGACATGGTCAAGGGGTTCCCAATGAATTCATTTTTCCCATTGAATCAATGGAGACATTTGGAATGgctgattctttcaaaaatccacCTGAAAGCAACATGTCTGGGTCCATTTCACAAGTTTGTGATACATTTATGTCACAGGGCGTGTCATGTGTGCCTGAGTCATCCTTCATTGTGGAGGGCACATCTGCATCCATAAGTGATAATGATTTTTTGTCAAGGGCAGTTTCCAATGAATTGTCTACCTTTCATGATAGTGGTACATACACTGCATTCCGAACTGTACTAGAAGACAATGATAATGCAAAGAATGCAATGGCTGAACGAGAGAAAGATGTGGAAGATGTAGTTGGTGAGACAAGTGAGGCTTATGTGGAATCGTTTGGCAGAAATGAACAAGCAAGCTGTTCAACTGCTGGGTTTCAACTGATGGATGAATGTAGTCGTGCTGAAAGTATCTGGCTGCTCTCTGGCAAAAAATCTAATGACTCTTGCAAGGTTGAACAAGTACAGGATACTTGGAACAGGCTACGAAATTGCCGTCCTGAACTTTCCCGTGAGGCTAATCATAATAGAGCAGTTTCTGGAGCTTTGAAGCTTGCTTCTGGAGTGTCTGATTTAATCTCAGAATTAGATCTTATGCTTTCTCGTTGCTACCCTCTTACTAAG GATATGTTGGATCCACCTTCTACTCCTTTTACAGAGCCAGATGACTTTTCCTGGTACAGCAATCAGGTTGAGATGGGATCTATTTATGGACAGCATGCTCTTTGCATTTTCTCAAGGAAGTCCCAATGTATAGGTGGTAGTTCTGTTGATTTGTCACAAGACTTGTTGCTTGCCAGTACAGCTGCCGTATCCCTTGGGAAAATTATTAGTTCAGGACTTAGGAAGAATTGTGGATCTGCTAACGTTTCTCATATACAAAATCCGACTAATTGTATTTCTAAAAGAAG GGAGCGGCAGGTTCTTCTTTGTGAAACCCTGTCTCCGATTGTTCCTCCAAAGCTGTTGCAGTCGCTGAGAGGCCCTGCTTTTGTTGATTACTTGTCTTCAGTAGGTCAGATTTCCCGTTTAGAAAATTTGCGACTTtctgaaagtaaaggcataaaCAAGCAAAGAAG GGCTCGTCAGTCAAGACATTACTTGAGCTCCGGCACACTTCTATTGTCACCTGAGGATGTTGTATTATTAGCAGAAAGCGGCTGTTTCGGTTGCAGGCGCGAGAAGGTTATAGAGCAAGCACCGTGTAGTATATAG
- the LOC120652936 gene encoding uncharacterized protein LOC120652936 isoform X3, with the protein MGGSADPEAPSPSPSPSPVKPSPPSADGKRPRRSVQSKLSWGLVKPAGGAGVAANGGQPEAVPPVPAAEEAAMEEVREEPEKGKKKRKPRKSEPSRKPPSKGEKTGQDPASKDEVITVDESPQKKQRKGRKQDAAPKMPNANRKRCKALESPDGPGSCQQFHISQIEAGSPEAAPILIDVDLMSTPSKAGHVNDDLDVVASQDKSPLVVDLRSEAKMAAEENRRLSSGKKMHPFFASRKMSKGASQDQDVMNIEDVHGLWDFERDPPFYPIHVTYQLEASMLIHWSNWIITDLSSLDTDAVALLQKSVSFFEGLVKPLTIETTCKRHSNQVAELILSECKTSGMAFSNFSDKQSEHNCPLDVIDVDNYLVSNARCQASLLDLHGRPEVPQNGCEPACYLWTDKYRPETAAQVCGNSEHVKFLAEWLKGWDERGHKIGAANGDTNDSSYQDESDVDSSDNASDCENVLLITGPVGCGKSAAVFACAREQGFNIIEVNTSDMRNGAYVRQKFEEATKSHGLEKWSQEEVIVPLRDDDSLNPASGTPDTTEYQNSVSRATRVVIDCDQQKSPAGYYSGSKVNDEAPKQVVNKTLILFEDVDTVFDDDRGFISTILKMAETTKWPIILTSNRKDPSLPNLLDQLALDFKYPSTSELLSHVAMICKSEGVDVTVPQLKRVIDICLGDIRRTVMLLQFWHQGKQQSTEAPHRHGQGVPNEFIFPIESMETFGMADSFKNPPESNMSGSISQVCDTFMSQGVSCVPESSFIVEGTSASISDNDFLSRAVSNELSTFHDSGTYTAFRTVLEDNDNAKNAMAEREKDVEDVVGETSEAYVESFGRNEQASCSTAGFQLMDECSRAESIWLLSGKKSNDSCKVEQVQDTWNRLRNCRPELSREANHNRAVSGALKLASGVSDLISELDLMLSRCYPLTKDMLDPPSTPFTEPDDFSWYSNQVEMGSIYGQHALCIFSRKSQCIGGSSVDLSQDLLLASTAAVSLGKIISSGLRKNCGSANVSHIQNPTNCISKRRERQVLLCETLSPIVPPKLLQSLRGPAFVDYLSSVGQISRLENLRLSESKGINKQRRARQSRHYLSSGTLLLSPEDVVLLAESGCFGCRREKVIEQAPCSI; encoded by the exons ATGGGCGGATCCGCCGATCCCGAggcgccatcgccgtcgccgtccccgtCTCCGGtgaagccgtcgccgccgtcggctGACGGGAAGCGGCCGAGGCGGTCCGTGCAGTCGAAGCTGTCGTGGGGgctggtcaaaccggccggcgGAGCTGGAGTGGCAGCCAATGGAGGACAACCGGAGGCTGTTCCTCCTGTGCCTGCGGCTGAGGAGGCGGCGATGGAGGAGGTTAGGGAGGAGCCAGAGAAgggaaagaagaagaggaagccgCGGAAGTCAGAGCCCAGCAGGAAG CCCCCTTCAAAAGGAGAGAAAACTGGCCAGGATCCTGCTAGCAAGGATGAAGTCATTACGGTTG ATGAAAGCCCTCAGAAAAAGCAAAGGAAAGGCAGAAAGCAAGATGCAGCACCGAAAATGCCTAATGCCAATAGAAAGCGCTGCAAGGCATTGGAGTCACCTGATG GTCCTGGTAGCTGTCAGCAATTTCATATTAGCCAGATTGAAGCCGGTTCACCTGAAGCAGCACCAATATTGATTGATGTTGATTTGATGAGTACGCCGTCTAAAGCAGGACATGTTAATGATGATTTGGATGTGGTAGCCAGTCAAGATAAATCACCATTGGTAGTTGACCTAAGATCAGAGGCTAAGATGGCTGCAGAG GAAAATCGAAGGTTATCTTCTGGAAAGAAAATGCACCCTTTCTTTGCTTCTCGGAAAATGAGTAAAGGTGCTAGCCAAGATCAAGATGTTATGAATATTGAAGATGTGCATGGACTTTGGGATTTTGAGAGGGATCCACCTTTTTATCCTATTCATGTTACATACCAATTGGAG GCCAGTATGCTAATTCACTGGAGCAATTGGATAATCACTGATCTGTCTTCCCTTGACACTGATGCTGTGGCTCTTCTTCAAAAATCTGTGTCATTCTTTGAGGGCTTGGTTAAACCACTAACAATAGAAACTACTTGCAAGAGGCATTCCAATCAGGTGGCAGAGCTGATTCTTTCTGAGTGTAAAACTTCAGGAATGGCTTTCTCTAATTTCTCTGACAAGCAAAGTGAACATAACTGTCCTTTGGATGTG ATCGATGTGGACAACTACTTGGTGTCCAACGCCCGTTGCCAAGCTTCTCTTCTTGATCTGCATGGACGGCCAGAAGTTCCTCAGAACGG TTGTGAGCCTGCCTGTTACTTATGGACCGACAAGTACCGACCTGAAACTGCAGCCCAG GTATGTGGAAATAGTGAACATGTAAAGTTTCTCGCTGAATGGCTCAAAGGTTGGGATGAAAGAGGCCACAAGATTGGAGCTGCTAATGGGGACACAAATGATAGCTCGTATCAAGATGAATCTGATGTAGATTCTTCAGACAATGCTTCTGATTGTGAAAACGTGCTTCTCATCACTGGACCAGTTGGG TGTGGAAAATCAGCTGCAGTTTTTGCATGTGCCAGAGAACAAGGATTCAATATAATAGAG GTAAATACATCTGACATGAGAAATGGGGCTTATGTAAGGCAGAAGTTTGAGGAAGCAACTAAATCACATGGCCTTGAAAAATG GTCACAGGAGGAGGTCATCGTTCCACTGAGGGATGATGATTCCTTGAATCCAGCTTCAGGAACTCCTGATACAACTGAATATCAAAATTCAGTGTCCCGTGCTACAAGAGTAGTGATTGACTGTGATCAACAGAAATCGCCTGCAGGATACTACTCAGGGTCCAAGGTCAATGATGAAGCTCCTAAACAAGTCGTTAACAAGACACTTATCCTATTTGAGGATGTGGATACTGTCTTTGATGACGATCGTGGCTTTATTTCAACCATACTTAAGATGGCAGAGACGACAAAATGGCCGATCATATTGACTAGCAACA GGAAGGATCCATCTTTGCCTAATCTCTTGGATCAGCTTGCTTTGGATTTCAAATACCCATCAACCTCAGAGCTACTTTCACATGTTGCCATG ATCTGTAAATCTGAGGGAGTGGATGTCACCGTTCCTCAGTTAAAGCGTGTAATTGATATTTGTTTAGGTGACATTAGGAGGACGGTTATGCTTCTGCAGTTTTGGCACCAAGGAAAGCAGCAATCCACAG AGGCACCTCATAGACATGGTCAAGGGGTTCCCAATGAATTCATTTTTCCCATTGAATCAATGGAGACATTTGGAATGgctgattctttcaaaaatccacCTGAAAGCAACATGTCTGGGTCCATTTCACAAGTTTGTGATACATTTATGTCACAGGGCGTGTCATGTGTGCCTGAGTCATCCTTCATTGTGGAGGGCACATCTGCATCCATAAGTGATAATGATTTTTTGTCAAGGGCAGTTTCCAATGAATTGTCTACCTTTCATGATAGTGGTACATACACTGCATTCCGAACTGTACTAGAAGACAATGATAATGCAAAGAATGCAATGGCTGAACGAGAGAAAGATGTGGAAGATGTAGTTGGTGAGACAAGTGAGGCTTATGTGGAATCGTTTGGCAGAAATGAACAAGCAAGCTGTTCAACTGCTGGGTTTCAACTGATGGATGAATGTAGTCGTGCTGAAAGTATCTGGCTGCTCTCTGGCAAAAAATCTAATGACTCTTGCAAGGTTGAACAAGTACAGGATACTTGGAACAGGCTACGAAATTGCCGTCCTGAACTTTCCCGTGAGGCTAATCATAATAGAGCAGTTTCTGGAGCTTTGAAGCTTGCTTCTGGAGTGTCTGATTTAATCTCAGAATTAGATCTTATGCTTTCTCGTTGCTACCCTCTTACTAAG GATATGTTGGATCCACCTTCTACTCCTTTTACAGAGCCAGATGACTTTTCCTGGTACAGCAATCAGGTTGAGATGGGATCTATTTATGGACAGCATGCTCTTTGCATTTTCTCAAGGAAGTCCCAATGTATAGGTGGTAGTTCTGTTGATTTGTCACAAGACTTGTTGCTTGCCAGTACAGCTGCCGTATCCCTTGGGAAAATTATTAGTTCAGGACTTAGGAAGAATTGTGGATCTGCTAACGTTTCTCATATACAAAATCCGACTAATTGTATTTCTAAAAGAAG GGAGCGGCAGGTTCTTCTTTGTGAAACCCTGTCTCCGATTGTTCCTCCAAAGCTGTTGCAGTCGCTGAGAGGCCCTGCTTTTGTTGATTACTTGTCTTCAGTAGGTCAGATTTCCCGTTTAGAAAATTTGCGACTTtctgaaagtaaaggcataaaCAAGCAAAGAAG GGCTCGTCAGTCAAGACATTACTTGAGCTCCGGCACACTTCTATTGTCACCTGAGGATGTTGTATTATTAGCAGAAAGCGGCTGTTTCGGTTGCAGGCGCGAGAAGGTTATAGAGCAAGCACCGTGTAGTATATAG
- the LOC120652936 gene encoding uncharacterized protein LOC120652936 isoform X1: protein MGGSADPEAPSPSPSPSPVKPSPPSADGKRPRRSVQSKLSWGLVKPAGGAGVAANGGQPEAVPPVPAAEEAAMEEVREEPEKGKKKRKPRKSEPSRKPPSKGEKTGQDPASKDEVITVDESPQKKQRKGRKQDAAPKMPNANRKRCKALESPDGPGSCQQFHISQIEAGSPEAAPILIDVDLMSTPSKAGHVNDDLDVVASQDKSPLVVDLRSEAKMAAEENRRLSSGKKMHPFFASRKMSKGASQDQDVMNIEDVHGLWDFERDPPFYPIHVTYQLEASMLIHWSNWIITDLSSLDTDAVALLQKSVSFFEGLVKPLTIETTCKRHSNQVAELILSECKTSGMAFSNFSDKQSEHNCPLDVIDVDNYLVSNARCQASLLDLHGRPEVPQNGCEPACYLWTDKYRPETAAQVCGNSEHVKFLAEWLKGWDERGHKIGAANGDTNDSSYQDESDVDSSDNASDCENVLLITGPVGCGKSAAVFACAREQGFNIIEVNTSDMRNGAYVRQKFEEATKSHGLEKWSQEEVIVPLRDDDSLNPASGTPDTTEYQNSVSRATRVVIDCDQQKSPAGYYSGSKVNDEAPKQVVNKTLILFEDVDTVFDDDRGFISTILKMAETTKWPIILTSNRKDPSLPNLLDQLALDFKYPSTSELLSHVAMICKSEGVDVTVPQLKRVIDICLGDIRRTVMLLQFWHQGKQQSTERPNGCLCGPFSLDLDAVHSTVPKMLPWEFPCKLSETIYMEVDKTILVAEEKKKQMEVSYLEGLHLQVTAPLIKGRSTAKTRKAKKSKLKRGHSVEHNDISPCKNDLDDFHDLPDIPLPSDQQLKRNRRGSLLLSESDDDPADAHTEKHDIFTVTEVGFPQLSEAPHRHGQGVPNEFIFPIESMETFGMADSFKNPPESNMSGSISQVCDTFMSQGVSCVPESSFIVEGTSASISDNDFLSRAVSNELSTFHDSGTYTAFRTVLEDNDNAKNAMAEREKDVEDVVGETSEAYVESFGRNEQASCSTAGFQLMDECSRAESIWLLSGKKSNDSCKVEQVQDTWNRLRNCRPELSREANHNRAVSGALKLASGVSDLISELDLMLSRCYPLTKDMLDPPSTPFTEPDDFSWYSNQVEMGSIYGQHALCIFSRKSQCIGGSSVDLSQDLLLASTAAVSLGKIISSGLRKNCGSANVSHIQNPTNCISKRRERQVLLCETLSPIVPPKLLQSLRGPAFVDYLSSVGQISRLENLRLSESKGINKQRRARQSRHYLSSGTLLLSPEDVVLLAESGCFGCRREKVIEQAPCSI from the exons ATGGGCGGATCCGCCGATCCCGAggcgccatcgccgtcgccgtccccgtCTCCGGtgaagccgtcgccgccgtcggctGACGGGAAGCGGCCGAGGCGGTCCGTGCAGTCGAAGCTGTCGTGGGGgctggtcaaaccggccggcgGAGCTGGAGTGGCAGCCAATGGAGGACAACCGGAGGCTGTTCCTCCTGTGCCTGCGGCTGAGGAGGCGGCGATGGAGGAGGTTAGGGAGGAGCCAGAGAAgggaaagaagaagaggaagccgCGGAAGTCAGAGCCCAGCAGGAAG CCCCCTTCAAAAGGAGAGAAAACTGGCCAGGATCCTGCTAGCAAGGATGAAGTCATTACGGTTG ATGAAAGCCCTCAGAAAAAGCAAAGGAAAGGCAGAAAGCAAGATGCAGCACCGAAAATGCCTAATGCCAATAGAAAGCGCTGCAAGGCATTGGAGTCACCTGATG GTCCTGGTAGCTGTCAGCAATTTCATATTAGCCAGATTGAAGCCGGTTCACCTGAAGCAGCACCAATATTGATTGATGTTGATTTGATGAGTACGCCGTCTAAAGCAGGACATGTTAATGATGATTTGGATGTGGTAGCCAGTCAAGATAAATCACCATTGGTAGTTGACCTAAGATCAGAGGCTAAGATGGCTGCAGAG GAAAATCGAAGGTTATCTTCTGGAAAGAAAATGCACCCTTTCTTTGCTTCTCGGAAAATGAGTAAAGGTGCTAGCCAAGATCAAGATGTTATGAATATTGAAGATGTGCATGGACTTTGGGATTTTGAGAGGGATCCACCTTTTTATCCTATTCATGTTACATACCAATTGGAG GCCAGTATGCTAATTCACTGGAGCAATTGGATAATCACTGATCTGTCTTCCCTTGACACTGATGCTGTGGCTCTTCTTCAAAAATCTGTGTCATTCTTTGAGGGCTTGGTTAAACCACTAACAATAGAAACTACTTGCAAGAGGCATTCCAATCAGGTGGCAGAGCTGATTCTTTCTGAGTGTAAAACTTCAGGAATGGCTTTCTCTAATTTCTCTGACAAGCAAAGTGAACATAACTGTCCTTTGGATGTG ATCGATGTGGACAACTACTTGGTGTCCAACGCCCGTTGCCAAGCTTCTCTTCTTGATCTGCATGGACGGCCAGAAGTTCCTCAGAACGG TTGTGAGCCTGCCTGTTACTTATGGACCGACAAGTACCGACCTGAAACTGCAGCCCAG GTATGTGGAAATAGTGAACATGTAAAGTTTCTCGCTGAATGGCTCAAAGGTTGGGATGAAAGAGGCCACAAGATTGGAGCTGCTAATGGGGACACAAATGATAGCTCGTATCAAGATGAATCTGATGTAGATTCTTCAGACAATGCTTCTGATTGTGAAAACGTGCTTCTCATCACTGGACCAGTTGGG TGTGGAAAATCAGCTGCAGTTTTTGCATGTGCCAGAGAACAAGGATTCAATATAATAGAG GTAAATACATCTGACATGAGAAATGGGGCTTATGTAAGGCAGAAGTTTGAGGAAGCAACTAAATCACATGGCCTTGAAAAATG GTCACAGGAGGAGGTCATCGTTCCACTGAGGGATGATGATTCCTTGAATCCAGCTTCAGGAACTCCTGATACAACTGAATATCAAAATTCAGTGTCCCGTGCTACAAGAGTAGTGATTGACTGTGATCAACAGAAATCGCCTGCAGGATACTACTCAGGGTCCAAGGTCAATGATGAAGCTCCTAAACAAGTCGTTAACAAGACACTTATCCTATTTGAGGATGTGGATACTGTCTTTGATGACGATCGTGGCTTTATTTCAACCATACTTAAGATGGCAGAGACGACAAAATGGCCGATCATATTGACTAGCAACA GGAAGGATCCATCTTTGCCTAATCTCTTGGATCAGCTTGCTTTGGATTTCAAATACCCATCAACCTCAGAGCTACTTTCACATGTTGCCATG ATCTGTAAATCTGAGGGAGTGGATGTCACCGTTCCTCAGTTAAAGCGTGTAATTGATATTTGTTTAGGTGACATTAGGAGGACGGTTATGCTTCTGCAGTTTTGGCACCAAGGAAAGCAGCAATCCACAG AGAGGCCAAATGGATGTTTATGTGGTCCTTTCTCACTTGATTTGGACGCGGTACATTCTACTGTACCAAAAATGCTGCCATGGGAGTTCCCTTGTAAATTATCAGAAACAATATACATGGAGGTAGACAAAACTATCCTTGTGgctgaagaaaagaaaaaacagatGGAAGTATCATATCTTGAAGGTCTGCACTTACAAGTAACAGCACCTTTGATCAAAGGAAGAAGCACAGCTAAAACTAGAAAGGCTAAGAAATCCAAGCTGAAGCGTGGCCACTCGGTTGAGCATAATGATATTTCACCTTGTAAGAACGATCTTGATGATTTCCATGATCTTCCAGATATCCCTCTTCCATCTGATCAACAACTAAAAAGAAATAGGCGTGGCTCTTTGCTACTATCAGAGTCTGACGATGATCCAGCTGATGCACATACTGAAAAACATGACATATTTACTGTTACTGAAGTTGGTTTCCCACAACTTTCAGAGGCACCTCATAGACATGGTCAAGGGGTTCCCAATGAATTCATTTTTCCCATTGAATCAATGGAGACATTTGGAATGgctgattctttcaaaaatccacCTGAAAGCAACATGTCTGGGTCCATTTCACAAGTTTGTGATACATTTATGTCACAGGGCGTGTCATGTGTGCCTGAGTCATCCTTCATTGTGGAGGGCACATCTGCATCCATAAGTGATAATGATTTTTTGTCAAGGGCAGTTTCCAATGAATTGTCTACCTTTCATGATAGTGGTACATACACTGCATTCCGAACTGTACTAGAAGACAATGATAATGCAAAGAATGCAATGGCTGAACGAGAGAAAGATGTGGAAGATGTAGTTGGTGAGACAAGTGAGGCTTATGTGGAATCGTTTGGCAGAAATGAACAAGCAAGCTGTTCAACTGCTGGGTTTCAACTGATGGATGAATGTAGTCGTGCTGAAAGTATCTGGCTGCTCTCTGGCAAAAAATCTAATGACTCTTGCAAGGTTGAACAAGTACAGGATACTTGGAACAGGCTACGAAATTGCCGTCCTGAACTTTCCCGTGAGGCTAATCATAATAGAGCAGTTTCTGGAGCTTTGAAGCTTGCTTCTGGAGTGTCTGATTTAATCTCAGAATTAGATCTTATGCTTTCTCGTTGCTACCCTCTTACTAAG GATATGTTGGATCCACCTTCTACTCCTTTTACAGAGCCAGATGACTTTTCCTGGTACAGCAATCAGGTTGAGATGGGATCTATTTATGGACAGCATGCTCTTTGCATTTTCTCAAGGAAGTCCCAATGTATAGGTGGTAGTTCTGTTGATTTGTCACAAGACTTGTTGCTTGCCAGTACAGCTGCCGTATCCCTTGGGAAAATTATTAGTTCAGGACTTAGGAAGAATTGTGGATCTGCTAACGTTTCTCATATACAAAATCCGACTAATTGTATTTCTAAAAGAAG GGAGCGGCAGGTTCTTCTTTGTGAAACCCTGTCTCCGATTGTTCCTCCAAAGCTGTTGCAGTCGCTGAGAGGCCCTGCTTTTGTTGATTACTTGTCTTCAGTAGGTCAGATTTCCCGTTTAGAAAATTTGCGACTTtctgaaagtaaaggcataaaCAAGCAAAGAAG GGCTCGTCAGTCAAGACATTACTTGAGCTCCGGCACACTTCTATTGTCACCTGAGGATGTTGTATTATTAGCAGAAAGCGGCTGTTTCGGTTGCAGGCGCGAGAAGGTTATAGAGCAAGCACCGTGTAGTATATAG